The Aptenodytes patagonicus chromosome 18, bAptPat1.pri.cur, whole genome shotgun sequence genome includes the window ATCGCAGATGGTCATTATTTCTACagtgagagaaaaatcaaagcctGTTCCTGTTACAAAGTAGCCTACGGTCATACCAAAATTTGAGGAAGAGGTGTTTTGTGGCAAAGATGAAAAGATCtactaaaatattttggaaacattAAAGTGAACAATCTGTCCTTCACTTTGCCTGCTAGCATTAGTCCCAGAAGCTAACACTTCCTAAATTACCTTTCCCCACCCTATGAAGTGACCAAGTGCAAGTGTATCACTAAATCAGCACTGCtaaataattacaatttttagGAAATTTTCTATTTTGTCACCACTCTGCTCTTTAAAAGTTTGATGAGTGACTGGAGGATTAGCAATATCCAGATTTTCTCCTCCAGTCCTCCCCCGTTTTATAACTAAAAGCAACATTGCTCTGAATGACATCAGCCAAATTTGTTACCTAAACTGTGGGACCTCACCCAGGCCCACAGCAGGCAATGGGAGCTCTTCCATCAGCTCAGGCCTATATGCAATATCACATTCTGCCCTCACCGTTTCCCTTGGTCCTCCTCGACTATTTTCCCTCTTACTTGTCGTGCCTCATCTTTAAATCAGGCAGCAAGTTTTTGAGGCAGAAATGGCATCTTTGTGCATGTGTTTAGAGCACCtattcccccccccgccaaaaaaagTCTCCAATGATAAGAAAAGCCTCCATGCAGcaccagaaagcaaataaataatcACCACATTCTTCCTACCATTTCTCATCTTGAGAAATACTTACTTTTGCGTGGCTCTGAGGATGCATCAGTCAGCTCCTGCTGACCTTTAGCAGGTACTTCATTTATCCTCAGCATCAATCGCTTACAAAGCACCAACACGCACAGCAATGCAGCTTTAGTTCTGAGGTCGGTCATGAGTTAGGTGAACTATTTGTTTCACGCCCTGCTTAAATGTAATGGTATTGATTTTCACGGGCCGGACCTGGCGGCTCCCCAGCACAGGGAGGGCACGGTGCCTGCCTCGAGGCATGCATGCACGCTGCGGGTACCAAGCGAGGAGCTCCGTGGTGCGAcctccctgtgctgtgctgcccaTTAGTTGTTCTCCCTCTGCTAACAGTCCGCCGGTCTCCCACAAAAATCAGGGGAATCTGTAAAACCTAAAGTCCCCTGTAGGTTTTTTTGACAGCTGATTCCCCATCACCACATTGTGCTACATAAAGTTCCTGAAAGCATCCATGCACTTCTAGCTTTTAAGCCTGGAAGCGCAGATTGGTTCCTGGAAGCTCTTCGGCTGAAAGCCGTTTCCACCCAAATCCAGGAGATTTTTGCTTTTGCCCTTCAAGAGGCCAGGAGGCTGCGCTCAGCCCTCCGGCAAGTCTCCCCGTCCCCGTGTCAGCACGGGAGAGATGGCAATGAGATCCACTCACGTGATGAGCAGCCGCTTCGGAAAAGCTCGGCCATTGAGATCAGGCTCTCAGTGCATTCATGACAGTGTACTTGCATTTTGTATAAAGATTTAAAAGCAAGTAACAGAATGGTACATCCGATTTTTGGACACCTATTAGGCCCTAGTCATGGCGACACTGGTATTCACTCTATATCTAAAGGAATGGGAAAATTTGACAGATGCAAGTAGGGAGCACTCACATTTTCtctaaaaaagaaagttattcaATGACACTAGAAGAAAAGCTTTAAGCAGTCGGTGTTTGCCAGAGTCCCAGCTCCAACAATATTGCCATctaatttacagtattttaaacaatcctcattttttttctttttaaacaacgCCACTAACCGCTGTACAATTAAAATCTAGATGATAAAATATGACTTGGGGAATAggggaggcgggggagggggTTCATGGTTttgctgttggggtttttttggttggttggttgtctTTTTTACAAATAATTACAAATACAATTCCAAGAAGATATATTACATTTTATATACAGAACACATCATTTCTATCAGGGTAGGGTATTAAGcctagcttttatttttacatggcAACCCTGAGATGTCTTGTCGTCTTCCCTTGCACAGAAACTATACAAGTTCATTAactccttctagaaaaaaaatggattgctATGTTTTAATAGCATCATCACCCTGTATAAATACTCAGAAAGGGAAAAGCTTAGTCTCTTCCCTAACTCCaatattttcatgatttttttttcctgtttccctgcTTAGTGGAAACTGATAATGGTGACTTTTTTCAAGTGTGCAACTCACTCCTCTACTTGCCCTTGGGTAGTACAGTGAAcaataatttccctttttttgtcctccttttcaaagaaatttaTATCAGGAACTAATATGAAGACTTTACAAAGGTCTATTTCCTGAAAATCCACTGTTAATTCATGAGCTACTTTTCAAACTAAAGGATGCAGACTTAAGTGTTAGGTTGGCTGGCAATCAAGTAGCTGCTGATTAATCATGGGGTACTGCTTTCTCCACCCCACCAcctcttcataaaaaaaaaatatcttcagatCAGCATAATCAAGTCTTTAACAACAGTGAATTCTATGGATCTTTATGGAGAACAGGACACCGAATGTATTTCATCATATTACCTGAAATTCGGATGTACTACACTTTTTTCTGTTCACCTGCAAGCTACAGCATGCCCAGCATAAGAGTATCTGAAGAGCAAATTCCTCTGTGTGGAGCCTTGGCACAGATCCCGATACCCCTTCAACAAGCCCTGTAACTTTTTTAAGCCAACTTTGGAATAGCTGGATCACTTCTTCTAAGCTTTATAATTATGCATGGGAGTCGTCAGCGTTAGCTGTCCATTCGGTGTGACTTCATTCCCATCGTCTTCCAACAGCCCCGAAACATCAGCGTTGGGTATGCTGTCGTGGTAGCTGCTAAAACTGATGTTGTCCTCTTTGAGTTCAATGGTCCAAAAAGGAGCGTTAAGTTTCCTGTTTTGATACTCACGGTACATGTAGACAGCACCCACAAAGCCCATTAGTAGGACCACAACAATGATGATAACTGTCAAAATAATTATGTTAAACTGAGTCCATGAAACATCTGCAAAAGCAGAGGTACTATTGTCAGAGGAACTTATAGGAAATATAGTCTGTATAGTTGTTGGTGACAACGTACTGTTTATCACTGCCGTTGAAAATGACGTTGCCTTGCTGGCATTTGGAGCAGAAGCTGTAAACTCCCTTGTTTCTGGGCCAAGGGTGGCttctacaaaacaaataaaaaattatcaaTAAAGATATGCTAAGCTGGAATCAAACACAAACATAAGAGATTTGACATTTATATCACAGTTGTTATGGCAATTAAGTCTACACTGTTAAAGTTGGTATTTTTTCAAGATCGTTTACAGAAATGGTTAGccagggttgggtttggtttttttaaataattctgtgtGCTAAGTGCTCACTGACTGCAGATTCCTATGAAAAATCTGGTGATGGATGGATAGGTGCAGTAGCCAAGATTCAGTGTTAGATACATAAGCTCATGATGAAAGCAAGCCACCCAGTCCGGCTTATATTCAGCCCATGAAAACGGGGCTCTACCAAACTCTGCAAGAGTTTGGACTTTGAACCTAATGAAGGCAGAGTTTCACTTGTTGTCTGCGTGGGCTGCACAATCGGGCTGGGAGGACACAGCGACTCCAGGAGCTTAAACCTTTCACAGTTAGTACGCTAGATGTAGGATTATGTTCACAATGTTATTATTTCTGCCTTACCCGTACAAGAagatcaaaaatgaaaaaatgaaccaTGAGTATTCCGCCATCACGGTGTTTAGCAATGGGTTTCAATGTTTACACTGCTTTATGTAAAAGGGCAAAATAATTCCAGTTCTGCTTTTGAATGAAGAAGTTATACACAAATCTCACGGAAACCCCCAGTCTGGATAACCAGAAGCAGAAGGTAACcaaatcacaacaaaaaaaagactgtggATGTTCTTATGAAGCTTTTGAACATAGCAGAAGCCAGTTTGGATCCTGTTTTGGTTTCAGCTGCTGGCATATGTCCGCACATGAAGGATGAGAACATGGGAACTACCAGCCTGTGCCACAAGCTCAgtcttcctctgcagcctgttccCAGGCACAAAATAGCCAAAAACCTGCCTTGCTTCCAGCAGACATGGGATAACTCCCTTCTCAGATCTAGGAGTCAGCGACTAGTTAACACTGGAGATCTCGTAAGTGGGATGCAAATTCATTATGCCTTCTTCAAAGCGGTTGAGCTATAGGCCTCAGAAAGCACTGTAAGAGCCTGAGTATTAGGCTCCCAAATGTAACtaataaagcattttcttcacaggAATAACCTGATCCATTTTACTCTCAAGTCAAGGCAGCAGGAACCCTCCAGAAGGTGAAGCCTCAATCAACCAAAATGTTCTCTACACCTATTGCTCCACAGGACTCTCTGCACTCTCTTTCCCActctcttccatttctctttcttctatcAGAAATGCAACTTCATTTTAAACCCACTTACAGCTGCAGCAATTACAGCTGATGGTGCTGTGTTGTATTGATCCAGCTCTCCTGAAGAGAACGTCTACTAATTATGACTGAGGAGCAGAGTCACTTCCGAAGGACTAATTTCGCACTAAGTGGCATCTCCAGTGGCAACAGGAGCTGGAAATACTCAGCACGTCTCCTGCCACAGGCCCTCGGGGGAACTCCCATGAGTTAACTTTGGGCTGTCACATTCCCAGTTCAGGCAATGGAGAAAGAAACTCCTCTGGAGGGGGCATCACACACCTAATTTAGGCTCCTGCTCAGAgtccctccctgcagcagctcctctATTCTCTGCGGGTCCTGCCTTAGGTTGATGAGGATATTGGGGATGCTGAATGCCAGAAGGCATTGCTCTGTGGGATAACAGGCAGAATTTAGCAGTAGGAAGCAACGTGACAGGAGCAAGAGGTTCCTGGATACAGCTCTGGGAGAAGGGCATGAGGAATTCTGTCATCCTTTCCAAATTCCTTCATCAACACTAAATTCTTGGCAAACCCTGTCAGTAgctataattagaaaaaaacagaacagagacaATGGCTGATTCACCAGCAAGGAAACAGGACTCTTCTGGGCTTTATTTGTGAGTCAGCATCAGCTAAGTGCTGGCAAGGGGGACATGGGTGAAAACATTTCCTGGAACTGAGGGTAATGTCATGGTGAAACAGTGCCGTGCTCTGACCACGGACTGTCGCTTTTGGGCCGTGACACAGCGATGCCTGTTTCTCTTCACCAGGGCCGTGCCAGCCCTCCAGATGTCCTAAAGCAGCTCCTTGAGAGCGGCAGCTGTTCAGTCAATGGGCTGCTTTGGCAGCTTTGACGCGAGTGTCATATCCAGCTGCTTGATTGAAATGCAGTCTCTGCAAAGCTTCTGCTACCTCCTGCAATGAATGAGCGCCGGCAGGAGCCAGGGCCGCGCCAGCAGCCCACGCGCCAGCTCTCGGGGAAGGCTGCGATGCTCGGCTGGGTGGCACAGTGCCACGCTGCATCACTAAGTCCTTGCTGCTATGCCTCACCGTCGCAGCAGGAATACCATCCACGCAGGGGTCGGAAACACTGACTTCGGTCATCCCACACGTCCTTTGAATATTCTCGCCATCAGCCTTGAAAGCATCGAAGTCTTGGTCAGGTTTAAGACTCTGAACAGTCCCTGTGGATACTAGAGGTTCGTACAAAACATGCAGTCTTTTTTCAACCGCGACCACTTAGAGTCTCAGACTCCAACAATTTCATCTGCCGATCTGGTGGGTGATGATTTCACTCTAGAAGCCACTCAAAACCAGGCCACTCAAATGCACTAGTGGTTTATGAAAATCTTAACCTAAGACTAGTTAATGCACAGTACCTCAGCATGTCAATTTTTAGGCAAATTGTGTgtaagaaactggaaagaaactGTGCGCCTTTTTAATTGCttaataagaaagggaaaaaacaggtgTCAAGGAAACAGGAAAGCTAGAGGAGCATGTCCCTTTCCCTTTGAAAGGGGACAGTCTTTCCCCACATCAGGAATTGCCTATAAcaatgccattaaaataaaacgGATGGTGAAAACTGCAAGTATACAAGCAAAGCCATACACATGGATTTTAATGGAGCAAGGTCACGTAGCTCTTTGTACAAAGACAGAGCTGTGCAGGGTGAGACAATGGATGACCCAATGCAAAACGGCCATTTCCAGCCCTGTAACGGTACAGTTACAGCTAACGAGCATTCAACTTCTTTGTATTGATCATCTCCCCGCGCAGAAGACGACTCTGTGATTACGCCTCCACGTAGAAGAAAGAGAAGTAGAAACGAAGTAGTAGTAGAAACGAAGAGTAGTAGAAACGGAGAAGAACTGAGGGTTCACGTGAGCCACCTCCCCTTCCGGGGGTAGCCCCTAAATCAGAAAATCGATGTGCTGTGTCTTAGTGGAGGCTGTGTCCTAATGGCCCTCTAAATTGCATTTTGATACTATTGTGACcctagaaagaaaaatctccGTAGCTATAAAAACGGTCTCTCCCACAGCATGGGAGTGAAAACCGCATTAGCTCCTAATGGAAGATCTGAATTAAATCTCTGTTGGTGACAAGGATGAATTTGGGCCCAGATACTTTCCTGAACTCTGGGTTCTCTTATCTAACACATAACACCTGTAATGTTTCCATGCATGGAGATGGAGATCCACCTTGTGGACCAACCTCCTGATAACCACTGAGGGAGCAACTTAAGAaccattttctctcattttactaTGAGTCCTCCCACTATGCAGTAGCCTCTCTAAGTACCAGAGCTAGTTTGCGTCTGAGATACTACATACAGTGTCTCGGATGTGGATTGAAGACTGATGAGAGACCCCCAGAGCAGGTACCAGTAAATTCTGGCGTTAACTCGCTGTGCAAGTTTAGATCTCAACTCTCTGAGCTTTGGCTTCCccatttagaaagcaaaaaaaagagtatctAAACTTGGTCTAAGTAGTTACTGTTCGCAGAGTATGAGGAGTGACAATTTATTATAAAGACCCTTTCTAAGGAACTAGACAGTGCTATTGAATGGACTAGTCAATAAGGACAATTTACTGGGCCCTAAGAGATCAAGTATATCAAGCAATAGAAATCTGAAAATGTACATTTAAATACACTGCAAAtaggttttgttttccagcttgttCACTAGAGGTGCCTGCCACAGTCTGGGAATCGGGGTGGTCACAGAGCTAACCCTCAACAAGAGATTTCAAGGCCAGTAGGCACCACCATTTTATAAAGGTCTGGTTTTCTTCCCTGTACCACAGGCCAGATGAATCTAAATCAATTTGAACAATTAACAGTATTCCCTCCCCAGCCTTCAGGCAGCTTGTGCCCACCTGAGCCGCACAGCAAGCTTCGACACTGATTTGAGGAGCACGTTTTACCTTTCTTGGTGCAGTTGGTGCCCTCGGGGTCTCGGACGTAGCCGTCCTCACACTCCTCGCAATGAAACCCAGCAGTGTGGTACAGGCAGCCGATGCACTCCCCGCTATCAGGCTTGCACACGCTGGGTGACCGTGCTGGGTCCACGTTCCCGTTGCATTTACATCTCACGCAGATGCTGTCGGAGTTGTAGTAGCCGTTGTCGCACTGGTTGCAGTTCGGGCCAGTGTACCCCGTTTTGCATTTGTCACACCTTGGGGCAGTTTCACCAGGCTCTAAagaatacagaaaggaaaacaggtaTGTGCCACAGCCCCTTGCAGAGAAACACCCACTGTGCGATTTGTTCTGTGGGAACTGACCACAAGTCACTATGACAAAAATCAGCAGCCACTGAGTATTAACCAATCTCAAATTTTAAGCTGAAAATAGAACTTTTGAACTGCAGCAGTTTCTCtgttcctagggaaaaaaaaacctttggggGTTTCTGATGCCTTGTACCAGCCTCACAGAGCATGCTCGGCACGTTGCTAAGCAAACAGATTATTACTCCTGAACATTTCCATCGCAAACAGACAATTTCAGAAAACAGCTGGAACTATATTGGGGATGTTAGCAATCTGCAGGAACTTTTTGGCCTATATGAAGCCAGGGGAGGCTTGGTTGCAAAACTGATTAAGGAAATAtcaaaaaaaagtcttacatcTGTTTATTACAGCTATGACTTCTTCTCTTGGTTACATCAAAATAGAGCAGGAAGATTGGGGAATCTGTTTGGAGTCccatggagatattcagaagAGGGCTCACAGAGGCATGGATGGCTACGTGGCACTGCTGGCCATCTCCTGTACCTCTCCTGGCTGCCACAAGCCCAGCAATTTCTCTCTGCAAAACTTCGCAGGTTCTTCAGAGCAAGCTGCAGCCTGTAGCGAAGCGTTTCTGATGCCCTCCGCTGCGCAGCTGCGCTCACAAGAGGCAACGCAAGCACCAGGGACGCACCGTGGCAGGCACTGCCTCCAGCAAGGTGCCCCGGTTCCCACGAATGGGAGGTTCACGGGCTATAAACCACCTCACTAGGCTGATGCACAGAGCGGCAATTTAACTGAAACACACTGAGAAGAGCTACATTCATTATCTGAGGAATTAGACCAAAACTAAAGCCTTACGTATTCGGCAGGTACCGGTCGATGCCACGGTGGAGCACGGGCAGCGATAGCAGGCGTGGGCAGGATAGGTGCTTCTGTAGAAGCCCTCCTTGCAGAGCTCGCAGTGGTTTCCCTCGGTGTTTtcctggcagagcaggcaggtgccTGGGGAAGGGACAGGAGCACAAGCAACCGTTCGGCAGCAGGAACTGGAGCAGAACATTTGGAGCAAGAATCTGCATGGAGCGCTCTCAATTATCAGAGCTCACAGGTGATTTTGGATGCCCCCTGGCCAACACATGATCCTGGCCTCTTATGGCCTTCTGATGGTTGtccccccctccacacacacacaatgtgAAAAAGTAGGTAGCTCCAGCAGAGAGGCCCACAGTTCATCACTTTAAAAGGTCAGTGCAGGTCAACACATGCTATTAATATTAAATGGTCCTCAAGGAAAGGGGTTTCAGTTTGCATTTCTGCCCGTGAGACGGGATCTTGATGCTTCAAATCCCCCACTCCCACAAGGGGTCCCTCGAGTTTATGCCTTTGCCCTTTTTTCTGTGCAGCCTCTTCCCACCCCACAGAGCTGGTGGTCGGGGTAAGGAAGTGCCACCGTCCTGCTCCGGGGGCAGATGGCTCCACCCCACCAGTGTGGGTCTAGCTCCTCCATCCCCATCACAGGAGGAACATTTGCTACAGGCACAAGGCAGCAGCAATTACTGAGAAGAACTGAGGGTTCACGTGAGCCACCTCCCCTTCCGGGGGTAGCCCCTAAATCAGAAAATCGATGTGCTGTGTCTTAGTGGAGGCTGTGTCCTAATGGCCCTCTAAATTGCATTTTGATACTATTGTGACcctagaaagaaaaatctccGTAGCTATAAAAACGCAGTCTCTATCAAAAGCCCATCCATCAACAGGAACATCCTGTAAGTCAGCAGGCTCCTCGTCGAGGTGGCAGTGACCTGAGGGAAGCTTATTAGATTAAATCCCATGTATGAGACTCTGAAAAGGCAACAGCCACCTTCTAACAAACCAGGGCGGCGCAGAGCAGTTTATTCACTGCATATGAGCACAGACAGGAGATTCACTGAGCTAATCTAGCAGTGCTGCGGGGGTACGGAAAAGTCTCATATCAACATTAACCACAGAAAAAATCCTGAATTAGGTTAATGCTGACggttaaaaaaaccacaggagaTTTTCTTATTAATATTGGAACAGTTTGGCTCCCTTGCAAGCCCAACACACTGCATGGCTCCTACTCTTCTCTTTCCACAGCAGTGACTGCAGCCGAGCACCCCTGAGCAAGCCCGGCGTGTCCTTGCAGCCGACCCTCGCACCCAGCGCAGGAAGCAAaccctggcagctgctgcttttgggaAGCGGCTGATTCATCCCCGCGgtggggctggcagcaccccagTGACTAAGGACACTTGCTCAGCGTCAGCTCCCACACACTGTTTGCTCTTCACCCAACAGCTTGTCAGACACGAGCCAGTGGTTTTTGTGGGAGAGATGTCAGGGTGAGAGGGTGTTGTGGTTCCCCTCTGTCCACAGAGGGGAAAATTATCTGCTGGCCTTGGTTTCTCCGGTTGCAAACCTCGATCAGCCGCTTCAGCGGGATGCCTCGGACAGACCGGCTCGTGGAAGGTCAATTTGCCCGATCAGCACTAAGGGTGCCTTGAACTGTGCTCTGCAGGCATTAATGGTGGTATAAATCTGGAATCACACCTACGTTTTCTGTACAGTCTTGGTCATTTCGGGACCAATGTCTTTCCCATCGGCAGAAATTACTCGCATTTATCTACACCAACCCTGCAAAATGGCTGCGTTTCCAATGAGTCAGCAAGTTGCTCAGCCATGCAAAGCACGCATGGGCTTGCAATCGGGCATTGCTGTGGAAAGCCTTAATAATTAATAGCACTTCCCATCCTGATAATGCCCTCAGGAAGGATCAGACCTCAGAGTACCCCAACTAGGAAGAAGCAACCAAACTCATTGCACAGACACAACACGGGGCACAAGGGTCATGTCGAAGGAAGCGCTGTCGCCTGGGGAGCTCTGGCTGCCCAATTTCCAGCACAGTCATTTTAAATATTCCTCCTGGCCAGAACAACGCCAAGCGAGGCCGTGCGGAGATGGTTGCAGAGCCAGCAGAGGGAGCCCGAAGTACAACATTAATGCGAAAGAAACCTTGAAAATTTGACAAAGACTACACACAGTTGATGCAAAGCTGGGGAGGTCACACGAAGTGCAGTCTTTAGAGCAGGCTGAGTGCACTGCGTTACTTATTAGATGTCAGATCTAATTTTTAATCGACTGTTCTCTGTTCTGGTTTTGCTGGGTTCCCCTACCCCCGgcagcaaataaagcagatggaggaaaaatttaaaaaagggatTTTTGTCAAATCAACAGTAGGTCATTAACCAAAAAGAGGGTTTTTCTTTGCAATGCTGTGGTCAGCGCTGGACAGCCCCAGCAGAAGCGCTGCCTGAACAGCCCTATCCCGGAGGCAAGGTCtgcgctgggttttgttttgttttgtttttttttaaatcaagagcaGGGGGAACattgagggagaaaaaggaagagcagattATCTTACTCCTTCACAAAACCCACACACCCAGCTCCAAATCAGTAACACAGCTGATGTGTGCACAGCTTTAGGTACAATCTTATATCCTTCAGTATTAGTAGAACATAAGCACTTAAAGTTCAGTATAGGAATGAATGCAATAATTCACCCTCAAGGAGTGCAGATCTGGTGCCTGCCGCTACCCCTGACTCCCACAGAAACACCCTCTCTGCCGAGCAGGATCAGGGCATTGGCTGGGCACAGTCAGCACTGCGGCCGCCCGTTCCTCTGCTGCAAACACAGGCCGCGAGGGAACAGACACCAGTGCAGAAATTGCCCAGAAATACCATATTTGATGAGCATTGCCTCTCTGCCAGCTATGCAAAACACCCtgcaatgttttttaaattatcgCTCCTTTCTAAGCTCCTGGATAAATATTACAGAACTGCATTTCAGCCTGGAAGTTTTGATGCGAATTTGGATTTTGAAGTGCGAGTTTTGTTGCTACAGTGGGGATTGTGCAGGCAGTCACATAACTGCTCCTCCGGGATCTCTCCTTTCAGTGGAGATGGGAAAGCAATTAGGTTCCCCCCGCCATTCCATAAGTTATTCAAGCACAGGTGCTTCAACATTTGCACTCCATCAACATCTGtatgagtgagagagagtcaaAGAAATGATCAAGGAAAATGAACAAGGCAAATTTATAAGAAGTGGGCAATATTAATTAGGTGCTGCCAGTTTTTTCCAGCACTAATCATGTTATCTGTAGCAATAACAGTCACCTTACGTCAGTGCCAGTACAGTATATGTTTCCAGGTAAACAGCAGTTAAACAAAAGCTCCTTAAAAGCCCGTGTTGTGTATTTGTGTAAGTGCAGAGAACAATAGAGCACTGATTTCCGATAGAGGCTGCAGAATAAAGGCTCTGCACTGCAGCCTGGGGTAAATAACGCAGCCTTTATTGACTTCCTTGAGAAGAGGATGAGCTCCAACCTTGCCAcgcattttaatttcagttttaaggTAAAGACTCTGGATACTCAAGGCATAAAGATGCAGATGAAGAGGATGAGAGTGGAGGTCTGCtgaatgaaaacagcaaaaaacagagacagagaagacagGTAAAGTCTGCACCCACCATGGTCACAAGAGGAAAGTTACCTGTTAAGCTGTCGCAGGTTTTGGAGTGGTTGTTGCACTGGCACGGCTCGCAGGTGGTTTCGTTAAACCTGTAGTATCCATCACTGCACCGGTCACACTTCAGGTCCGTGACACCAACTTTACACTGGCATTTCCCAGAGCTGCACGGAGAAAAACCAACAGTGAAATCTGGATGTGCTGAGAGGCATCCAAAGTACAAACCTGTGGTCAGTGTTTTGGACTCCCTTTCCAGAGCGGGGAACTCTACGCAGAAATGCCTGCTGGAAGCGGGACATAAAACCCATAGGCAACAATTTCCAAAAAGTGATGGGGAGTTCAAGAAAGGCTGAGCCCCTGCAAAACCAGTTGCCCTGACAGCATTTCCAGCTGGGCACCAGAAATCATCACTCACTCTGGGAATCCTTGGCCCAAAGCCATCCCCATGCATCAGCCCCCAGCAGATGCTCCGACAGCCCCTCTCTGGTCCTGGCTTCATCAAGCACCTGCGCCGGCCCCGGGTCCTGCAGGACACTGGGACACCCGTGCTCGCTACGCCTGAAAGATAAAAGAGCACCCACGTGGATAATCACCTCCCCTCCGCATTGGTGCCGAGCAGCACCTCCCGGATTTTCGGGCGAGTGGACGATCCCCTGCTCACCACCTGCTCTCCCGGCTTCCCCCCAAGAGCCGGCACAGCAGCTCAGGTGTCTCGCTCGGGTTTCAGCCCAGGCAGGCGCCAGCCACCAGCACTCCCTCCGCTTCTCCTCCATGATCTCATTTATCCCTTCCACACAACATCCCCACGGCCACCCAGGCAAAGCCCCTCTCCCCAGCCGATTTCTCCTACCCTGTAGGAGccagggaaaggcagagaggggtTTCCCTTCCCCTGCGGTTTCCACTATAGCTAACCCCAAGCAGGAGCCTGTTTACTTGGGTACCGAGGCTGACTGCGCGAGGGGTGGAGCTCTGCATAGTTAAAATAGAGGGTATTGGTGTTAGCTGGCATAAGCAAATACCAGGAGGCTGTAAAAAGCAGGGGTTACCCTCATTCCTTTGGCTTTCCATGCCAGTCTCTCCACACAGAGGCTTCAAACCTATCGCTTTCATAAGTGACTTTATATACTAGCAGCATTTAGGCTCAACTCTCAGAGAAATCACAGGAATGGATAAAATGCTCTTTCCCATCCATCCCCCAGCACAGCGACTGCCAGCTATGGCTC containing:
- the MEGF9 gene encoding multiple epidermal growth factor-like domains protein 9 translates to MNGGAPRRSMRRRPRTAPGLALLCLAALLAAAAGLPSSAAPPPEPGSGSGGPAEGSPGTAPPARPRGTAAPDRGSAPPPPPPEEEEEEAAAEEQEEEEEEEAAAGSGPAGDLCNCSAVGSASAAKCNGTTGQCPCLEGYAGPWCESCAEGFYLERRSQRCRPCGCSPAGSSSARCDDSGKCQCKVGVTDLKCDRCSDGYYRFNETTCEPCQCNNHSKTCDSLTGTCLLCQENTEGNHCELCKEGFYRSTYPAHACYRCPCSTVASTGTCRIQPGETAPRCDKCKTGYTGPNCNQCDNGYYNSDSICVRCKCNGNVDPARSPSVCKPDSGECIGCLYHTAGFHCEECEDGYVRDPEGTNCTKKEATLGPETREFTASAPNASKATSFSTAVINSTLSPTTIQTIFPISSSDNSTSAFADVSWTQFNIIILTVIIIVVVLLMGFVGAVYMYREYQNRKLNAPFWTIELKEDNISFSSYHDSIPNADVSGLLEDDGNEVTPNGQLTLTTPMHNYKA